A genomic region of Arachis stenosperma cultivar V10309 chromosome 9, arast.V10309.gnm1.PFL2, whole genome shotgun sequence contains the following coding sequences:
- the LOC130949634 gene encoding uncharacterized protein LOC130949634, with protein MKIEKAGAEKKLQLQELENLRLEAYENSRIYKEKMKAVHDQNIKKREFQLGDFVLLYKSRLRLMPGKLRSKWEGPYRVEKAEPYGVYHLSHPSSSELIKVNGHRLKLYHGEKV; from the coding sequence ATGAAAATTGAGAAGGCCGGAGCTGAAAAGAAGTTGCAACTGCAGGAACTGGAgaaccttcgcctagaagcttatgaaaacTCCAGAATATataaggaaaagatgaaagctGTGCATGATCAAAACATCAAGAAGAGAGAGTTCCAACTTGGAGATTTTGttctcctttacaaatctcgactgaggctcatgcccGGTAAGCTGAGATCAAAatgggaaggtccatatagAGTAGAGAAGGCTGAACCGTAtggagtttatcacctaagccatccttcaagctctgaacttatTAAGGTTAATGGACACCGCCTGAAGCTGTACCATGGTGAGAAGGTGTAG